The following coding sequences lie in one Spinacia oleracea cultivar Varoflay chromosome 1, BTI_SOV_V1, whole genome shotgun sequence genomic window:
- the LOC110801187 gene encoding protein PHOX1: MGKPIGKKKPESDPKQGSSTKASKGSDRSSKAFDEDTAIFINMSQEFKDEGSKLFQKQDYEGAMLKFEKALKLLPSNHIDVANLRTNMASCYMQMGLGEYPRAISECNLALEVAPKYSKAFLRRAKCFEGLHRLDLAWRDVSVVLNMEPNNQTALELSDSLKKTMDERGIELDEKEIALAIEHTLSPSGTPTRKIAKAKTLTKEKSSKKKRRSMRVEDAKDDLVEAKKVEDEPKPEQVVEKKVQPKSTGKQVKEKKVYARSKREQVEEDVPKSEDKEVVQEKVVVKEAKMVASSVKLVFGDDIRYAQLPINCSVLLMRDVVRDRFPSLEGFLVKYKDQEGDLVTITTTDELRKAEGSGDQHGSLRLYISEVSPDQEPTYEGGDDWDVSEVKKKVYDDIKNEESKNGDSKEKDSTTIDSWIIQFAQLFKNYAGFDSDAYLDQHEIGMKLYSEAIEDTISSEDAQQLFDIASDKFQEMAALALFNMGNVHMSKARKQVPVSEDTSGESMVLQIKSAYEWAKKEYTKACSKYEEALKIKPDFYEGHLSLGQQQFELAKLCWHYAQRDKVDVDSGITQEILLLYNKAEDSMEAGMQIWEEMEERRLNGLSKEEKYKAKLQKLGLDGLLRDLSADEATEQASILRSQIYILWGTLLYERSIVEFKLGLPSWEECLEVAVEKFELAGASHTDITVMIKNHCSNQAAPAGLGFKIDEIVQAWNEMYDAKRWQLGVPSNRLEPLFRRRVPRLHQVLEHL, from the exons ATGGGGAAGCCTATTGGTAAGAAGAAGCCTGAATCTGATCCTAAGCAAGGGAGTTCGACGAAGGCGAGCAAGGGCTCTGATAGAAGTTCGAAAGCGTTTGATGAAGATACAGCAATCTTCATTAACATGTCTCAGGAGTTTAAGGATGAGGGTAGCAAGTTGTTTCAGAAGCAAGACTATGAAGGGGCCATGTTGAAGTTTGAAAAGGCCCTTAAATTGCTTCCTAGTAATCATATAGATGTAGCTAATTTGAGGACAAACATGGCTTCTTGTTATATGCAAATGGGTTTAGGAGAATACCCGAGGGCGATTAGTGAGTGTAATTTGGCATTAGAGGTTGCACCTAAGTATAGCAAAGCTTTTTTGAGGAGGGCTAAGTGTTTTGAGGGTTTGCATAGGTTGGATTTAGCTTGGAGGGATGTGAGTGTTGTGTTGAATATGGAACCTAATAACCAGACCGCTTTGGAGCTCAGTGATAGCCTGAAGAAGACCATGGATGAGAGGGGTATTGAACTGGATGAGAAGGAAATTGCTTTGGCCATTGAACACACTCTTTCCCCTAGTGGCACACCTACTCGCAAAATTGCAAAAGCGAAGACATTAACAAAGGAGAAGTCatcgaagaagaagaggagaagCATGAGAGTTGAGGATGCTAAGGATGATCTTGTTGAGGCGAAGAAGGTGGAGGATGAGCCTAAACCTGAACAAGTTGTGGAGAAGAAGGTGCAGCCTAAGTCAACCGGTAAACAAGTTAAGGAGAAGAAGGTGTATGCTAGGTCAAAACGTGAACAGGTTGAGGAAGATGTGCCAAAATCTGAGGATAAGGAAGTTGTTCAAGAAAAGGTTGTGGTTAAAGAAGCGAAAATGGTTGCAAGTTCTGTCAAGTTAGTTTTTGGTGATGATATAAGATATGCTCAATTACCTATCAACTGTAGTGTATTATTGATGAGGGATGTTGTCCGTGATCGGTTTCCGAGTTTGGAGGGTTTCCTTGTGAAATATAAGGAccaagaaggtgatttggtgACTATTACCACTACAGATGAATTGAGGAAAGCTGAAGGGTCTGGGGATCAACATGGTTCTCTCAGGTTATACATTTCAGAAGTTAGCCCTGACCAAGAACCTACTTATGAAGGCGGTGATGACTGGGATGTTTCCGAGGTTAAGAAGAAAGTTTACGATGACATAAAGAATGAAGAATCCAAAAATGGTGATAGCAAGGAGAAGGATTCAACTACAATAGACAGTTGGATTATCCAATTTGCTCAGCTCTTCAAAAACTATGCTGGGTTTGATTCtgatgcatacttggaccaacaTGAGATTGGAATGAAGCTATATTCAGAGGCAATAGAAGACACTATTTCAAGTGAAGATGCTCAACAACTTTTTGACATTGCTTCTGATAAGTTTCAAGAAATGGCAGCTTTGGCTCTGTTCAATATGGGCAATGTTCACATGTCTAAGGCAAGAAAGCAGGTTCCTGTTTCAGAGGACACTTCTGGTGAATCGATGGTTTTACAGATTAAATCAGCTTATGAATGGGCAAAAAAGGAGTACACAAAGGCATGCTCGAAATATGAAGAAGCCCTTAAGATTAAACCCGATTTCTATGAAGGTCATCTTTCTCTTGGGCAGCAGCAGTTTGAACTGGCTAAGCTTTGCTGGCATTATGCACAAAGGGACAAGGTTGATGTGGATTCTGGTATAACTCAGGAGATTCTTCTTCTTTATAATAAAGCAGAGGATAGCATGGAAGCAGGTATGCAGATATGGGAGGAAATGGAGGAACGCCGTTTGAATGGACTCTCCAAGGAAGAAAAGTACAAGGCTAAGCTGCAGAAATTGGGATTGGATGGTTTGCTGAGAGATTTATCTGCAGATGAAGCTACTGAACAGGCTTCAATTTTGAGATcacaaatatatattttatgggGTACACTGTTATATGAGCGCTCAATTGTCGAATTCAAGTTGGGTTTACCATCTTGGGAAGAATGTTTAGAGGTTGCAGTTGAGAAGTTTGAACTTGCCGGTGCTTCCCATACCGATATAACTGTTATGATAAAGAATCATTGCTCGAACCAAGCTGCACCAGCAG GTCTGGGGTTCAAAATCGATGAAATTGTTCAGGCATGGAATGAGATGTATGATGCAAAGAGGTGGCAGCTTGGAGTTCCATCTAACAGGTTGGAGCCATTGTTTCGCCGGCGAGTTCCTAGACTTCATCAAGTGTTGGAGCATCTTTGA